The Gammaproteobacteria bacterium genome contains the following window.
TTTTTGCGTTAAAAAACCAGGGGGCTACTGCCTCCCGGACTCCCGTTTTTCCCTCCATTCCCAGTGTTCGTTTCTAATTTGTCAGAATCGTATGGTCTGTTTGTCACAAAGACAAAAGAAAGGGAAAAGAGAGAAAAAGAAAAGAAGGTTAATCCTGGGCGAGGCGAAAACAGAGATTGTTGCTTCGGGTGTCCGGCGTGGTGGAGTCGCGCACCGCCGCGAATCACACGCCGATCACTCGCGTCATCTTTGCATGCGCATTGCTGCTCCATCCCCTTATATGCTGCGTCATAAGCTGAACACCTGCGGTTCGCTCATTTTTTATCCAGTTAGCGCGATTGTACCGAATCGGGTATAAACGAAACGGACTCAGGAAATCCCAATAATTTTAGTACGCGACGCTGTAATGCCGTTAGCGAAGTGAGGAAAGGAGATGCGCCTGGCATGGAAATTCGGCTGATATTTCTGAAGGCGCGTAGAACCAGTTCGGCCGAAGGGCAACGTGTGGCCCGTTTTTTGTTTCCCGGATAAAGCCCCCGTAATGGCTCATCGGTGCTCCTCAATGCTTGATGGAAAAGGAAGTCAAACAGCGTCAACGCACATAAAGCGATGGAGAGTAGGCGCACCATGCCGGTGATATAGCAAAGCCATTATAAAGTGATTAAACCCATGACATATTCAATTGATTTCCGTCGCAAAGTGCTCGCCATACAAGAACAAGAAGGTGGTGTTTCAGACCTGGATATTGCGGTAGCCATTCTTCAAACATGGGTATCGGGTGACTTTCTGCCATAATTTTGAAGTATTATCGTGCGCAACGAGAACTTTACTTGGAAAGAACCTCCAATGGCTGACAGAGCTGTTTTGTGTCCATGCTGTAAATGGGCACTGGTCTATTTTGATTCTTGCTATAATCGATTGAAAATTATACACTATTCTATCTTAAGCTAAAATCATCCCATTTCCTGATAATTTGAAGAAGCTCTTAATGTTGACCACAATCCGCTGCCTTCATTGCAATTCTGAAGACTGCCGTATCTCCAAAACTTATAATACATCCAGCAACGGCAGCAGAAATCTTTATGAATGCAATAGCTGTCGGAATGTTTTTTCAGAAACAAAAGGAACATTTATGGAGAATATAAAAAAACCCATAAGCCTGATTGCAAAGGTACTCCAGGCGCGAAGTGAGGGAATTGGCTTTAACGCTGCCTGCCGACTTTTTGGAATAGCAAAAAATACGTTATTAGAATGGGAGAGAAAACTTTCTGATTTAAAAGGAACTTTGATGATCTATGCACTGGTGCATCAGTTTATTTCCCAGGTGATTGAGGGAGATGAACTATACACAAAAGTAAATAAGAACGTTCCGGTGGAAGAGAGCGAAGGCTGGACGATTATGCTGATGGAGCGTGCTAGTCGTTTTATTTGGGCATTAGGGTGTGGAAAAAAGGATCGCGCACTGTTTTTCTATGCAATACAGATTCTTAGGAATGTTGTTGAGCAAACAAGGGACATTACATTAGTTACGGATGGTGAGCGCCGTTATGGAAATTTGTTATTCGGAATTTGTTGCGAGGTATTTCGTTCTGGTCGTCGCGGACGACCACCAAAGGTGCTTCGTGAAGGAATTAAAATAAGAATTAAGAATAACTCAAGTTGCCACCTACTTGCCCCCTCCCCAGCCCTCCCCGTAAACGGGAAGGGAGTAGGCCGCAGAAGAGGGGACTGGTTCAGATTGCGCCCACTTATGTTCGATGGGATTGAAATCTGGCGAATAAGGGGGGTAAATATCCCAGAATATGGCCCGCATTTTTGATGGATTGTTGAATGTTCAATCGTTTATGAAAAGTTGCGTTATCCATCACAAGAACGCAATTGGGAGGAAGTTTTGGGAGTAAATCTTGGGTGATCCAAGAGTAAAACACATTACTATTGATGGTTCCGGTAAAGAGCGTTACACATACCAATCAACGCTCCAATGGCGTTCACTCGCCCTTTAGCATTCCAATCTTGCTTGCCAATCGGCGCGTAGCCGTTGCGGCGTGGCATATCCACCGCGAATCCCGCCTCATCGATAAAAACTATGCTTCTCCCTTCTGTTTCATATACTTCCATTCGCTCTTGAAAGGCTGTTCTCTTCTCTTCATTTGCTTTTGGGTGTGATAGTGTTTTTTTCTTATAGCTGATTCTCATGCGTTTTAATGCTTGACCAATGCCGCTCCTACTCACCCCTAAACGTTTAGCTCGCTCGAATTGATAGGCGTCAGGGTGCATTGCAACATCACGCGCCAGCGATTCCCTATTAATTTTCGTGGCGGGTTTGTCACGAGTTAGTTTTGGTTCCAGGCGTGAACGCCACCGCGTCAAAGTGGCAATCCCAATCCCAATCCCAATCCCAATTCCAAAGCGGCTTGCGATTTCTGCGTAGGTGAGCTGTTCTTGTTCTTGTATGGCGAGCACTTTGCGACGGAAATCAATTGAATATGTCATGGGTTTAATCACTTTATAATGGCTT
Protein-coding sequences here:
- a CDS encoding hypothetical protein (Evidence 5 : Unknown function) — encoded protein: MENIKKPISLIAKVLQARSEGIGFNAACRLFGIAKNTLLEWERKLSDLKGTLMIYALVHQFISQVIEGDELYTKVNKNVPVEESEGWTIMLMERASRFIWALGCGKKDRALFFYAIQILRNVVEQTRDITLVTDGERRYGNLLFGICCEVFRSGRRGRPPKVLREGIKIRIKNNSSCHLLAPSPALPVNGKGVGRRRGDWFRLRPLMFDGIEIWRIRGVNIPEYGPHF
- a CDS encoding hypothetical protein (Evidence 5 : Unknown function); its protein translation is MTYSIDFRRKVLAIQEQEQLTYAEIASRFGIGIGIGIGIATLTRWRSRLEPKLTRDKPATKINRESLARDVAMHPDAYQFERAKRLGVSRSGIGQALKRMRISYKKKTLSHPKANEEKRTAFQERMEVYETEGRSIVFIDEAGFAVDMPRRNGYAPIGKQDWNAKGRVNAIGALIGMCNALYRNHQ